The sequence below is a genomic window from Halolamina litorea.
TCGTTCCGGAGGACGGCGTGGAGCCGACCGTCGTCGTAGACGAACAGGTACGCCTCTCGCTCGTCGCCGCTCCGACAGACGATGAGGCCGTACTCCGGCACCGGCCCCACGGCGAGGTCTCCGTTCCCGTCGACGGCGACCTCACGGAGCCACCCCGGGAACGTCGAGGCGAGCGTCTCGAACAGCGACCGCGAGAGCGTGAACGTCACGTCGGCACCCGCACCGGCCCGTGAACGGATCGGACCCAGTAGGGAAGGGCGAGCGATCTGGGGGAACGTCCCCTCGATCTCGTCGGTGTTCCGGATCGACGACCCGAGGTCAGCGAGCAGGCCGACCGCGTCGGCGTTGCCGATGGACGAGACGTCGGCGCCCCGGATGAACGTCACGTCGATCACGCTCTCCTTCCAGAGCGGGGCGAGCGCCGGCGCTGCCGTCGAGATGGCGTCGGCGTCGCGGTCGAACGCCCGGGAGCGTTCGAGCGCCAACACCCCCGCAGTCGTGGCCTCGTACCCGCCGTCGACCGCCCGGGCGAGTTCGGTGTCGAGCAGTTCCTCGACCGCTCGGTCGACCGTGGACCGCGAGGCGGCGACGCGGTCGAGCAGGTCGCGCTTGTCGAGCGGGCCGTCCCGCAGGTGGTCGAGGATGGCTGATCGCCGCCGGGCGGTGTGGAGTATCGTCGTCATGGGGACGTGGCAGGACGGTTCCAACGCCATGTCGGAGGGACATAAGTTCGTTGACGGCACAGTCATCGCGTGACGAACTTCGCCACCCGATGACCTATCGGGTGTTCCCCACCGAGAGCCGGGATGCCAACGTGGCCGGACCCAGTTCCGGGGTGCCGAATCTCCGACGGACCACCGAAGCGACCACCCCGGGAGGGTTCCGTACGCCGTCTCGCAATAGCTGTATGTACCATCGGTTCCTCGACACACTCGTGAACACGAGTGGACGCTTCGGGCTGGCCGGCGCCATCGTCGCCGCCTCGGCGGCGGTGGGGGTTCTCGCGGCCCCGTCGCTCCCGGCGGAGATGGCGACCCACTGGAACGCCGCGGGGCAGCCGGACGACACACTGCCGAAAGCAGCCGCACTGGCAGTTCTCCCGGCTGTATCGATCGGGCTTCTCGCCCTCTTTGCGGCGCTGCCCCGGATCGACCCGCGGAGGGAGAACGTCGCGTCGTTCCGCGCGGCGTACGACTGGTTCGTGGTGCTGCTGGTCGGCTTCCTGAGCGTCATCCAGGTCGGCATCGTCGCCTACAACCTCGGCTACCGCTTCCCGTTCGTCTCGCTCGTACTGCTCGGGGCTGCGGGGCTGCTCTACTACGCCGGCGTGCTCGTGGGGCGGGCCGAACAGAACTGGTTCGTCGGCATTCGGACGCCGTGGACCCTCGAGAGCGAGGAGGTCTGGGAGCGGACCCACGAGGTCGGCGCACCGCTGTTCAAACTCTGTGCGGCGTCGACGCTGCTGGCCGCGGTGTTCACCGACTGGGCCCTCCTGCTGACCGTCGCGCCGGTCCTCCTGACGGTCGTGATCACGGTCGGCTACTCCTACCGACTCTCCCAGCGCCTCGAGGCCGAGTGATTTCGGGGCAGGGGAACGTATTTGCCGGCCGCTTCGCAAGCAGGGGGCATGCCAGACCGGTGTGGGTACGACCTGAACCTCCGTGCCGCCGAAGAACGGTGCGCACGGTGGCTCGCGACCGAGTACGACTACATCCACGACGACTCACCGGTCGAGGAGGTTCAGGCCTTTTCGGACCTCCCGCGTGACGACGACGGCCGGTGGCAGTGTCCCCGGGTTCCCCGAGAGGGGGGCCGCTGCGTGCTCCACGATCAGGACGCCAGCGACGCCGATGTCCGGGCGGCGGTGTTGGCGACGCTCCGCGGCGAGTACAGCGCCGAGGAGTTCGGCGTCGACGCCCCGGACGGCGACTACCGCACCCTCGCCTCGCGGATGCTGGGCGTCGAACTCGACACGCTCGACCTCCACGGCTGCCGACACGCGGCGCCGGACGTGCCCGCCCTCGACCTGCGGTGTGCAGACATCGACACCCTCAGGCTGGGCGACGCGACCATCGACGCCCCGATCAGGCTGGACGGCGCGACCCTCGGCTCGTTGTCGGGCATAGGGGCCGACATCGGGGGGTCGCTGGGCGCGCGGTTCGTGACGGTCGAAGGCGACCTGACGCTCGACCGCGCCACCGTGGACGGCCGGGTCGACTGCCGGTTCTCGCGGATCGGGGGTGACGCGTCTGTCGCTCACACGACCGCCGGGAGTCGCTTCGACTTCGGGTTCAGCCACGTCGACGGCGTGGTCGACGCCGCCGGCGGGGACTGTGGCGGGCGGTTCACGCTCAAGGAGGCGGTCGTCGACGCGGTCTCGGCCGCCGGCGTCGCCGTCTCGGGGGCCGATCCGGAGAGCGACATCCCGGGCCTCCAGTTCCGCGGGCTAACGACCCGGCGGTCGGTGGACCTGACGGGCGCCGACTGTGTGGGGCAACTGATCGGCTACCGGATGGCCATCGGCGGCGATTTCGACGCGAGCGGGGCGACGATCACCCAAGGCGTCTCGTTGGCGACGCGGACCGGAACCCGGCTGGGCGAAGCGACCATCGACGGCACGCTCTCGTTCAGCGAGGCGCGGATCGACGACGAGACCAAACTCCGCGGGCGCGACCGGCGTGACGCCACGCTCGCGGTCGGCGGCCGACTCGACCTCTCGGAAGGGACGTTCGAACAGCTACAGGCGCTCCCGAACATGACCCACGACCGCCTCTCGGTGGTGGACTGCCGCGGGGCGACCATACACGAGGGCGTGCTGGCCGGACATGATTCGGGGGAGACGGTGCTCTACGACCTCGAAGAAGCCGAACTGGGGGACGTGCAGATCAGGCCCGGCGGCGCGTCGGCGCCGGCGATGCTTTGGCTCGACCGCACGGCGTTCGCGGGGTTCACCTTCGTCGACGAGGCCCGGCGGGGGTTCGAACGCGCCGACTGGACGCTGATCGACGAGTCGCCGGAGCGTCGCGAGACAGTCGCGTTCGCCCGCGCGTTCGGGGACGCGACCGAGTACGCGCGGGACTTCGCGGCGCTGTGTGTGGCCCGCCCCCGCCTGCGCGAGTGGCTCGCGGAGACCGATCCACCCTACGACGCCGAGTCGCTCGCGAGCGCCGTGTTCGACGGCGCCGGCGAGCGCGCGTTCGAACGCGTCGCGAAGAACGGCCCCGAGAACCCCGAACAG
It includes:
- a CDS encoding SdpI family protein, which codes for MNTSGRFGLAGAIVAASAAVGVLAAPSLPAEMATHWNAAGQPDDTLPKAAALAVLPAVSIGLLALFAALPRIDPRRENVASFRAAYDWFVVLLVGFLSVIQVGIVAYNLGYRFPFVSLVLLGAAGLLYYAGVLVGRAEQNWFVGIRTPWTLESEEVWERTHEVGAPLFKLCAASTLLAAVFTDWALLLTVAPVLLTVVITVGYSYRLSQRLEAE